One Pseudomonas fluorescens genomic region harbors:
- the rplL gene encoding 50S ribosomal protein L7/L12 → MSLTNEQIIEAIGQKSVVEIVELIKAMEETFGVTAAAASAGPAAAAAVVEEQTEFNVVLLEAGEKKVNVIKAVRELTGLGLKEAKEKVDGAPQVVAEGVSKEAAEDAKKKLEEAGAKVELK, encoded by the coding sequence ATGTCTCTGACTAACGAACAAATCATCGAAGCAATCGGCCAGAAATCCGTAGTGGAAATCGTTGAGCTGATCAAAGCGATGGAAGAAACCTTCGGCGTTACCGCTGCTGCTGCTTCGGCTGGTCCAGCTGCTGCTGCCGCTGTTGTTGAAGAGCAAACCGAGTTCAACGTTGTTCTGCTGGAAGCTGGCGAGAAGAAGGTTAACGTGATCAAGGCAGTTCGTGAACTGACTGGTCTGGGCCTGAAAGAAGCCAAAGAGAAAGTAGACGGCGCTCCTCAGGTTGTAGCTGAAGGCGTTTCGAAAGAAGCGGCTGAAGACGCCAAGAAGAAGCTGGAAGAAGCAGGCGCTAAAGTCGAGCTGAAGTAA
- the rplJ gene encoding 50S ribosomal protein L10, translated as MAINLEDKKAIVAEVNEAAKVALSAVVVDARGVTVGAMTGLRKEAREAGVYVRVVRNTLLKRAVADTEYSVLNDVFTGPTLIAFSNEHPGAAARIFKEFAKGQDKFEIKAAAFEGKFLAANQIDVLATLPTRDEAISQLMSVIQGATSKLARTLAAIRDQKEAAAA; from the coding sequence GTGGCAATTAATCTCGAAGACAAGAAGGCCATCGTCGCTGAAGTCAACGAGGCTGCCAAAGTCGCTCTGTCCGCTGTCGTGGTTGATGCCCGTGGCGTAACAGTAGGCGCAATGACCGGACTCCGTAAAGAGGCTCGTGAAGCTGGCGTTTACGTACGTGTTGTGCGTAACACCTTGCTCAAGCGCGCTGTTGCTGACACTGAATACAGTGTCCTCAACGACGTGTTCACCGGCCCGACCCTGATCGCTTTCTCCAACGAACATCCGGGCGCTGCTGCCCGTATCTTCAAAGAGTTCGCCAAGGGTCAGGACAAGTTCGAGATCAAGGCAGCTGCGTTCGAGGGCAAGTTCCTCGCAGCTAATCAGATCGACGTACTGGCAACTCTGCCGACCCGTGACGAAGCAATTTCTCAGCTGATGAGCGTGATTCAAGGCGCTACCAGCAAATTGGCTCGTACTCTGGCGGCAATTCGCGACCAGAAAGAAGCTGCTGCAGCCTAA
- the rplA gene encoding 50S ribosomal protein L1, giving the protein MAKLTKRQKAIAGKIEAGKAYNIADAAALLAELSTVKFSESFDVAVNLGVDPRKSDQVVRSATVLPHGTGKTVRVAVFTQGPAAEAALAAGADRVGMDDLAAEMKGGDLNYDVVIASPDAMRVVGQLGQILGPRGLMPNPKVGTVTPDVANAVKNAKAGQVRYRTDKNGIIHTSVGKMGFDAVKLKENVEALIADLKRIKPASSKGIYVKRVTLSTTMGPGLVIDQSSLDA; this is encoded by the coding sequence ATGGCTAAGCTGACCAAGCGTCAAAAGGCTATCGCCGGCAAAATCGAAGCAGGCAAGGCCTACAACATTGCAGATGCCGCTGCTCTGCTGGCTGAGCTGTCGACTGTCAAGTTCAGCGAGTCGTTCGACGTTGCTGTAAACCTGGGTGTAGACCCGCGTAAGTCCGACCAGGTTGTTCGTAGCGCTACCGTGCTGCCACACGGCACTGGCAAGACCGTTCGCGTTGCTGTGTTCACTCAGGGTCCAGCTGCTGAGGCCGCTCTGGCTGCCGGCGCTGACCGTGTAGGTATGGACGATCTGGCTGCCGAAATGAAAGGCGGCGACCTGAACTATGACGTAGTAATTGCATCCCCGGATGCGATGCGCGTTGTGGGTCAGTTGGGTCAGATCCTCGGTCCACGTGGCCTGATGCCTAACCCTAAAGTCGGCACCGTGACTCCGGACGTGGCTAACGCGGTTAAAAACGCCAAGGCTGGTCAGGTTCGTTATCGCACCGACAAAAACGGCATCATCCACACTTCCGTTGGCAAGATGGGCTTCGACGCCGTCAAGCTGAAGGAAAACGTTGAAGCCCTGATCGCTGATCTGAAGCGTATCAAGCCAGCTTCCTCGAAAGGCATTTACGTCAAGCGCGTTACCCTGAGCACCACTATGGGCCCAGGTCTGGTCATCGACCAGAGCTCGCTGGACGCGTAA
- the rplK gene encoding 50S ribosomal protein L11 yields the protein MAKKITAYIKLQVKAAQANPSPPVGPALGQHGVNIMEFCKAFNARTQGLEAGLPTPVIITVYSDRSFTFETKSTPASVLLKKAAGLTSGSARPNTVKVGTVTRAQLEEIAKTKNADLTAADMDAAVRTIAGSARSMGLNVEGV from the coding sequence ATGGCCAAGAAGATTACCGCTTACATCAAGCTGCAAGTGAAGGCCGCTCAGGCTAACCCAAGCCCACCTGTTGGTCCTGCTCTGGGTCAGCACGGCGTGAACATCATGGAATTCTGCAAGGCTTTCAACGCCCGTACCCAGGGTCTTGAAGCAGGTCTGCCGACTCCAGTGATCATCACTGTCTACAGCGACCGTAGCTTCACTTTTGAAACCAAATCCACCCCTGCTTCGGTTCTGCTGAAGAAGGCGGCCGGTCTGACCAGCGGTTCCGCTCGTCCGAACACCGTTAAGGTTGGCACTGTTACTCGTGCTCAGCTGGAAGAAATCGCGAAAACCAAAAACGCGGATCTGACTGCAGCTGATATGGATGCAGCCGTGCGTACTATCGCCGGTTCTGCTCGTAGCATGGGCCTTAACGTGGAGGGTGTGTAA
- the nusG gene encoding transcription termination/antitermination protein NusG: protein MAKRWYVVHAYSGYEKHVMRSLIERVKLAGMEDGFGEILVPTEEVVEMRNGQKRKSERKFFPGYVLVQMDMNEGTWHLVKDTPRVMGFIGGTADKPAPITDKEAEAILRRVADGSDKPKPKTLFEPGEMVRVTDGPFADFNGTVEEVNYEKSRVQVAVTIFGRSTPVELEFSQVEKV, encoded by the coding sequence GTGGCTAAGCGTTGGTACGTTGTGCATGCTTACTCGGGTTACGAGAAGCATGTCATGCGCTCGCTGATTGAGCGCGTAAAGCTGGCTGGCATGGAAGATGGCTTCGGCGAAATTCTGGTTCCCACTGAAGAAGTGGTTGAAATGCGTAATGGCCAGAAGCGCAAAAGTGAACGCAAGTTCTTCCCAGGTTACGTGCTGGTACAGATGGATATGAATGAGGGGACTTGGCACTTGGTCAAGGATACTCCTCGGGTGATGGGGTTCATTGGCGGTACTGCCGATAAGCCTGCGCCTATCACGGACAAAGAGGCGGAAGCCATTCTGCGTCGTGTTGCTGATGGTAGCGACAAGCCGAAGCCCAAGACTCTGTTTGAGCCGGGCGAAATGGTTCGTGTCACTGATGGTCCATTCGCTGATTTCAATGGCACCGTCGAAGAAGTTAATTACGAGAAGAGTCGCGTCCAGGTGGCGGTGACAATTTTCGGTCGCTCTACTCCGGTAGAGTTAGAGTTCAGTCAGGTCGAAAAGGTCTAG
- the secE gene encoding preprotein translocase subunit SecE, with the protein MTPKAEAQGSRFDLLKWLVVVALVVVGVVGNQYYSASPILYRVLALLVIAAVAAFVGLQTAKGKSFFVLVKEARTEIRKVVWPTRQETTQTTLIVVAVVLVMALLLWGLDSLLGWLVSLIVG; encoded by the coding sequence ATGACTCCTAAAGCTGAAGCTCAAGGCTCTCGCTTCGATCTGCTCAAGTGGCTTGTAGTTGTCGCTTTAGTGGTTGTTGGCGTTGTTGGCAATCAGTATTACTCTGCTTCGCCGATCCTGTACCGTGTACTCGCTTTGCTTGTCATTGCTGCTGTAGCTGCCTTTGTAGGCCTGCAGACTGCGAAGGGCAAGTCTTTCTTTGTACTGGTTAAGGAAGCTCGCACCGAGATTCGTAAAGTCGTGTGGCCAACTCGCCAAGAAACCACGCAGACCACACTGATTGTGGTGGCTGTTGTGCTGGTTATGGCGTTGCTGCTGTGGGGGCTTGATTCCCTGCTCGGTTGGCTTGTTTCCTTGATTGTCGGCTAA
- the tuf gene encoding elongation factor Tu codes for MAKEKFDRSLPHVNVGTIGHVDHGKTTLTAALTRVCSEVFGSAIVDFDKIDSAPEEKARGITINTAHVEYNSKIRHYAHVDCPGHADYVKNMITGAAQMDGAILVCSAADGPMPQTREHILLSRQVGVPYIVVFLNKADLVDDAELLELVEMEVRDLLSTYDFPGDDTPIIIGSARMALEGKDDNEMGTTAVKKLVETLDAYIPEPVRMIDKPFLMPIEDVFSISGRGTVVTGRIERGIVRVQDPLEIVGLRDTTVSTCTGVEMFRKLLDEGRAGENCGVLLRGTKRDDVERGQVLVKPGSVKPHTKFTAEVYVLSKEEGGRHTPFFKGYRPQFYFRTTDVTGNCELPEGVEMVMPGDNIQMTVTLIKTIAMEDGLRFAIREGGRTVGAGVVAKIIE; via the coding sequence ATGGCTAAGGAAAAATTTGATCGTTCCCTGCCCCACGTCAACGTTGGGACCATTGGTCACGTTGACCACGGTAAAACCACTCTGACTGCTGCTCTGACTCGCGTTTGCTCCGAAGTTTTCGGTTCCGCAATCGTTGACTTCGACAAGATCGACAGCGCTCCAGAAGAGAAAGCTCGCGGTATCACCATCAACACCGCACACGTTGAGTACAACTCGAAGATCCGTCACTACGCTCACGTTGACTGCCCAGGTCACGCTGACTATGTGAAGAACATGATCACCGGTGCTGCTCAAATGGACGGCGCTATTCTGGTTTGCTCGGCCGCTGATGGTCCGATGCCGCAAACCCGTGAGCACATCCTGCTGTCCCGTCAGGTTGGCGTTCCGTACATCGTGGTCTTCCTGAACAAGGCTGACCTGGTAGACGACGCAGAGCTGCTGGAACTGGTTGAGATGGAAGTTCGCGACCTGCTGTCCACCTACGACTTCCCGGGCGATGACACTCCAATCATCATCGGTTCGGCTCGTATGGCGCTGGAAGGCAAAGACGACAACGAGATGGGCACCACTGCCGTCAAGAAGCTGGTTGAAACTCTGGATGCCTACATCCCAGAACCAGTTCGTATGATCGACAAGCCATTCCTGATGCCAATCGAAGACGTATTCTCGATCTCGGGTCGCGGTACTGTTGTGACTGGTCGTATCGAGCGCGGTATCGTTCGCGTTCAGGATCCGCTGGAAATCGTTGGTCTGCGCGACACCACCGTCAGCACCTGCACTGGTGTTGAAATGTTCCGCAAACTGCTCGACGAAGGTCGTGCTGGCGAGAACTGCGGCGTTCTGCTGCGTGGTACCAAGCGTGACGACGTTGAGCGTGGTCAGGTACTGGTTAAGCCGGGTTCGGTTAAGCCGCACACCAAGTTCACTGCAGAAGTTTACGTTCTGAGCAAGGAAGAAGGCGGTCGTCACACTCCGTTCTTCAAAGGCTACCGTCCACAGTTCTACTTCCGTACTACTGACGTGACTGGTAACTGCGAGCTGCCAGAAGGCGTTGAAATGGTAATGCCAGGTGACAACATTCAGATGACTGTTACCCTGATCAAAACCATCGCGATGGAAGACGGTCTGCGTTTCGCTATCCGTGAAGGCGGTCGTACCGTCGGCGCTGGCGTCGTAGCCAAAATCATCGAGTAA
- a CDS encoding pantothenate kinase, with protein sequence MILELDCGNSFIKWRVLDAAAKALCAEGVVDSDLALLESLKGIEGIALRKCRVVSVRTAEETGELIDVIEREFGVSVVCAKSAREMAGVRNGYEDYERLGLDRWLAMLGGFHLASSSACLVLDFGTAVTADYIAANGEHLGGFICPGMPLMRNQLRTHTRKIRYGDIAAERALADSAPGRTTVEAVERGCLLMLRGFVMTQLEMAKSYWGADFTVFVTGGDAGLVADIAPEAKVVPDLVFVGLAMACPFP encoded by the coding sequence ATGATTCTTGAGCTCGACTGTGGCAACAGTTTTATCAAGTGGCGAGTATTGGATGCTGCTGCCAAGGCTTTGTGTGCTGAGGGAGTGGTCGACTCTGATCTGGCGTTGCTTGAAAGTTTGAAAGGAATTGAAGGGATCGCGCTGCGCAAGTGTCGTGTGGTGAGTGTCAGGACTGCGGAAGAAACTGGCGAGTTGATTGATGTCATCGAGCGTGAGTTCGGTGTTTCGGTGGTGTGCGCGAAATCTGCTCGTGAAATGGCCGGTGTAAGAAACGGTTACGAAGATTACGAGCGCTTAGGGCTCGATAGATGGCTGGCGATGCTCGGCGGGTTTCATTTGGCATCGAGCAGCGCTTGTCTGGTGCTCGACTTTGGTACGGCGGTAACTGCAGATTATATTGCTGCTAACGGCGAGCATCTGGGAGGCTTCATATGCCCTGGAATGCCATTGATGCGAAATCAGTTGCGGACTCATACGCGCAAAATCCGTTACGGCGACATCGCGGCTGAGCGTGCACTTGCAGATAGCGCGCCTGGACGTACCACCGTCGAGGCGGTAGAGCGTGGGTGTTTGTTGATGTTGCGAGGTTTCGTGATGACCCAGCTGGAGATGGCGAAATCGTATTGGGGCGCTGATTTCACCGTTTTCGTAACTGGCGGTGACGCCGGCTTGGTCGCGGACATCGCGCCTGAGGCGAAGGTGGTCCCGGATCTGGTATTTGTAGGGTTGGCTATGGCGTGTCCCTTTCCCTGA
- the birA gene encoding bifunctional biotin--[acetyl-CoA-carboxylase] ligase/biotin operon repressor BirA translates to MLTLVNLLKDGRFHSGQDLGAALGISRSAVWKQLQHLEAELGLSIHKVRGRGYQLAAPLLLLDSQAISSATPGWPVAVLQSVDSTNAEALRAVARGESAPFLVLAERQISGRGRRGRKWVSPFAENLYYSLVLRIDGGMRQLEGLSLVVGLAVLQALRNFGVSAAGLKWPNDVLVGDKKIAGILLELVGDPADVCHVVLGIGVNVNMQKADEVDQQWTSIRLESSVSIDRNALVMELSKQLSSYIQRHQMEGFSSLQVEWEANHLWQGRSVSLIAGSNHIDGVVLGIDCQGALRLMVDGMEKIFSGGELSLRLRDDS, encoded by the coding sequence ATGTTGACGTTGGTGAATCTCCTTAAGGATGGTCGTTTCCATTCTGGTCAGGATCTGGGGGCTGCCCTGGGAATAAGTCGAAGTGCAGTGTGGAAACAGCTTCAGCACCTCGAGGCTGAGCTTGGCCTGTCCATTCATAAAGTTCGGGGGCGAGGCTATCAACTAGCTGCGCCATTGCTGCTACTCGACTCTCAAGCAATATCTTCAGCTACGCCAGGTTGGCCGGTGGCAGTTCTTCAATCGGTCGACTCGACGAACGCAGAGGCGTTGCGCGCTGTTGCCCGAGGTGAATCCGCGCCATTTTTGGTGCTTGCTGAGCGGCAGATCTCTGGCCGTGGTCGTAGAGGGCGGAAGTGGGTGAGCCCCTTTGCGGAAAATCTCTATTACAGTCTCGTCCTGCGTATTGATGGCGGAATGCGTCAGCTTGAAGGCTTGAGCCTGGTCGTGGGGTTGGCTGTTCTTCAGGCACTTCGAAATTTCGGTGTGTCGGCTGCCGGATTAAAGTGGCCAAACGATGTTTTAGTAGGTGACAAAAAAATCGCCGGCATTCTGCTTGAGCTCGTAGGTGATCCGGCTGACGTTTGCCATGTAGTGTTAGGGATAGGCGTCAATGTGAATATGCAGAAGGCGGATGAAGTCGACCAGCAATGGACATCGATTCGGCTCGAGTCGAGCGTCAGCATTGATCGCAACGCCTTGGTCATGGAGCTGAGCAAGCAATTAAGCAGTTACATTCAGCGCCATCAGATGGAAGGGTTTTCAAGCCTTCAGGTGGAATGGGAAGCGAACCATTTGTGGCAAGGTCGATCCGTATCGCTCATTGCGGGTTCCAATCATATAGATGGTGTGGTCCTTGGAATTGATTGTCAGGGTGCGCTGCGTCTGATGGTGGATGGAATGGAAAAAATCTTCAGTGGCGGTGAGCTCAGTTTGAGGTTGCGTGATGATTCTTGA